The Thermoplasmatales archaeon genome segment AGATGTTAAATGGGAAAAAATTGGAAATAAATTTTTAATTGATGCAGATGAAAAATATTCTGTTGAAACAAAAATGCAGGGGATTTTTCAGGGAGAAAACATAGCAATAGCAATAAAAGCTGGAGAGCTGTTAGGTATTGATAAGGAAAAAATAATTGATGGAATAAAGAAAACATTTTTGCCAGGAAGAATGGAAAAAATAGGCAATTTTATTCTTGATGGATGCCACAATCCAGCTGCGATAGAAGCTTTCTCAAAATCTATTGTTGATTACAATAAGCTAATAATAATTTTTGGAGCAATGAGAGATAAGAACATTCCAGAAATGATTAAAAGATTACCAAAAGCAAGAGCTTACATCGCAACGAAATCAAGCAGCGAGCGGGCCATGCCAGCGGGCGAAATAGCAGGCGTTGGCGCAAAAAATGGAGTTAGTTTTATTGTTAAGGAAGAAGTCGGGGAAGCAATTTCTTTTGCAGAAGAAATCGCAAATAAAAATGAAGTTATTTGCATAATTGGAAGTTTATATTTAGTTGGAGAAGCAAGGAAAATCATGAGAGAAAAAAATTATTTATAGCGAAAAATAATTTAAGTATGTGAAGAAAGCAATAATTTTTGCAATTTTTGCAATTCTGGCAATATCAACAGTTGTATCCGCTGAGAAAATTATTGATAAAGAAAATGATGTGCTATATGTTGAATGGGATGAAAATTTAAATAGTTATAAGAGCATTTCTTCTTCAAATAAACCGAATATTGATATAAAAGAAGTATCATATGAAATAACAAGCGATGGAAATATTATTCTAAAGCTGAAAGTTTATGGAAATATAGAGAAATCGGATAAAGTTTTTTATTGGATAAACCTGAATACAACAGAAAGAAACTATTATGTTGTTTTTTCAAATAATACCCAAATATGCTATAGCATGAAGGGAGAAAACATTTCAACCTATATTTCAGGTGAGTTAACTCATTATGGCGACACTATCGTAGCAACCTTTAAATCAGCTGGTTTAGGCGAGAAAATCGAATTTTTGGCTTATTCAGCGGAATATGAAAGGCTCGATGTTAGAAATAGATGGTATGGTGACTGGGTTCCAGATAAATTTTCTCCTGTTTATGAGGAAAAGCAGGAAACAAAAGAAAAGAAAGGTTTGCCTGGTTTTGAGCTAATTTTAATTTTGTTAGCTATTACGATTATATTATGGAGAAAAAGATAGTTGGGCTGGATCTGGCGGCGCTTCCAAAAAATGAGAGTGGTGTTTGTATATTAAAGGAGAAACCTGAATTTTTTATTTTTTATGAGGATGAGGAAATATTATCTTTTTTTAAAAATTTTGAACCAGATATTGTAGCGATTGATGCCCCCCTCATGGAAGAAATTAGGATAAGGAAAGCTGATTTATTGCTTAAAAAATATGGGGCGATGCCTCCCACAATGCAAGGAATGAAAATTTTAACCAAGAGGGCAAATAAACTTGTTAAAAAATTGAATTGCAGGGTTATAGAAGTTTTTCCAACAGCAACAGCAAAAATAATCGGGATTTATGATAAAAACTGGAGAAGCATGGCTGAGAAATTGGGGATAAATATAAAAAGTAAGCATGAATTGGATGCATATCTTGCAGCATATACTGCCCATCTCTACCTAATAGGCGAAGCGGAGGAAGTGGGGGATGAGGAAAAGGTAGTTATTCCTAAAAAAAATAAAAAAGTTTAAGTTTAACATCTCTTATATGCTTCATGTATAAGGGGATGGGTTTAAATAAAATATTGCCTGTATTTGTTGGAATAGTAGTTTTAACTGTGATATTTTATGAAGCAAGAAGCAGTTACCCAAAAATAATATTTGTTGATGATGATTTTACAAATGATCCAGCAAATCATAAATGGAACAATATAGAAGATGCAATAAATGATGCAAATGATGGCGATACAATATTTGTTTTTAATGGAACATATCAAAAAAATATTTTTATAAATAAGGAAATAAGGATTGTTGGGATAGGAGATGTAACTTTAGATGGAATTGGAAAAGATTATGCGATAAACATTCTTTCAGAAAATGTAATTTTAGAAAACTTGAATGTAAGAAATGCCATAAAAGCTTTAATAAAAATATCAAAAGACAATGTTATCGTAAATAATTGCTCCTTTATAGGAAATAACATCACTGGTTTGGAAATAAATGCGAATAATATAGAGTTAAGAAATTGTAAGATAGAAGGAACATTCATAGCAATTAATGCAAGCGGTAGAAATATAAGAGTTATAAATACAAGCGTAGAAAATCCAGCAAAAGGATGGGGAATAATACTAAAAAATTCAAAGGATTGTTTATTTGAGAATATAAGCATCTCTAATATAGAAAATAAAAGCTTTAAAATAGAGAATTCATCAAATATAACCCTTTCAAAAATTTCTGTAAATAATTCATTCTGCGGAATACTATTGCTTGAAACAAATAACTCATCATTGTCTTTTATAAATCTTTCAGAAAATAAGATAGGGATAAAGATAGAAAAATCAATCAATAATACAATAAGGGATTGCAACTTTTTAAGAAATATAGGATATGGAATATATCTTGAAAATTCTTACAACAATTCAATATATCACAACAACTTTATTGATAATGGAATAAATGCGTTTGATGATGGAGCAAACATATGGAATAAAAGCGTTGGCAATTACTGGAGCAACTACGCTGGCAGGGATGAAAATAATGATGGGATAGGAGATGAACCATATCATTTTCTCAATTGTATAGATTTTCTTCCCTTAATTAATAAAATTGAATATCCTCCTTCTTTTGTTTGGGTTGATGATAATTATAATCAGCAAACAACTGGCTGGGGGATAGATCATTTCAATAACCTGCAGGAAGCCATAAATGCTGTTAAGGAGGGAGGAAAATGCCGTGTTTATAATGGGACTTATGGAAGAGTTTTCATAAATAAAAGTTTGGAAATTTTTGGCGATAAAAATGCAAAAATAATTTCAAGCGGAGATGCTGTTATAATATCTGCAAAAGATTTAAAGATTGGAGGTTTTGAAATCTCTGGAAGCGAAAATTGCCTGAGAATTCAGAATTCAGAGAATTTGAGTATTTTTGATTGCAAATTCAGAAATGGATTATTTGGAATATATCTAATAAATTCTTTCAACTGCTCTATCTGGAATTCTTCAGTATCAGGAAATACAAAAGGAATATACCTCTTCAATTCATCATTTGTAAATATCTCAAAAAGCATTGTATCCAATAATTCATATTTTGGAATAGAAATAAGCCACAATTCATCTAAAAATACAATATATGATTGCTCGATAGAAAATAACGGATATTATGGTATTTATATAATTTCATCAAATAACAGCATCTGGCATAATAACTTCATAAACAATACCGCATATGATATGGGTAAAAACGAATGGAAT includes the following:
- a CDS encoding DUF429 domain-containing protein yields the protein MEKKIVGLDLAALPKNESGVCILKEKPEFFIFYEDEEILSFFKNFEPDIVAIDAPLMEEIRIRKADLLLKKYGAMPPTMQGMKILTKRANKLVKKLNCRVIEVFPTATAKIIGIYDKNWRSMAEKLGINIKSKHELDAYLAAYTAHLYLIGEAEEVGDEEKVVIPKKNKKV